CCATATGTCACCGAGTATGGACTTATGGCCTCAAACGTAATTTACGGACACTCTAAACTTTCGCGAGTGGAAACGCCAGTCACAGGATTAACGCCATCGGCATATTCGCACATCATCGTCACCTGATCGCGATCTAAAAAGGCATAGGAGAAATCAGCGCCCGTGATGGTGGCATCGTAGAATTTGCTGCTGGTGAGCATGGCATCCGTAAAGATGGCGTTAGTGAGATCCGCTTCGTTAAAAAGGACGCGATCAGCAAAGGTCTCTGTTAAGTCTGCATTCGTTAAGTTAGACCGCTGAAAGGTGGCCATTGTCAGGATCGTGCCTTTGAGATTGGCATTCGTTAAGTTAGCTTTCAACAGAATCGCGCCTGCTAAAGAAGCCCCCTCGAAATTTTTGTTTTCGAAGTCTTCATAACGCAAGTCCGCAAAAGTGAAGTTTTGGGCACCGTCATCTGCCCAAGTGGGTTGGCTATTGAGGACAAAGCAGGAGCCAACGAGCCAAACAACTGCAAAAACAACCGAAATAGTGCGTAACCAAGGCTTGATTCTTGGGTTCATCAATTTATATCAGACCAAAATTTTCCGTTCACTCTTTATTTTCGCATTTGTTCGGAGGAGTGAGTGGTTAGATAAACGGGTGGCACTTACACATTTATGTATACGGAGCACCATACACTCGCAAGATTGGCGGCTCATTGGCTAGGATACTCATGCAAGGATCAGACGTTGCGACAAGATACTCTCGAAATCCAAAACTACTTGAGACTGATAGCACACCAGGCACATTTTCATACAGCCAGCCACCTGAAATGATTTCATAAACGCAATTAGCGGTTTGAAATTGAGAGGTTTCCCAATATTTGATCAAATCCCCTTCATCAAGGAAACGAAAACCACGCACCTCAGACCAAAAAACTTCCATATAGGCTGTTTCCGTTGAGCCAGCTTGGAAGCCAGAAAGGATAAGGCGCAACCCAGTTCTTGTATAAAATAGCTCATCAATATCATGAGCAATGAATCCGTTATCTATCGATGCAGACTGCATTTAAGTCATGGATGGTTACACGTTAGCCCACAAAAAAATACCTTGAAGCAGTTGTTTACGACAAGCCTAATTGTTTACACAAGCTGTCCTTAATTTCAGTATGGCGAGGTATTGGAGATTTTTGTCCAGTTGCTGGGTTAAGGTAGATGTCATGTTTTGAGCCGTGTCGGTGAAGTACACAACCAGATTTTTCTAATTCGCGAATAAATGCTTTCCGCTTCATATTTCAAGGACAAGTTCCTTGGTTTTGACCTTAGCTGGTGCAGGCTCAGTGTCCATCGCCATCAGTTGATAAGCATCACGAATATTTTCTTCAAGTTCTTCAAGGGTTTGTCCTTGGCTGAATACACCAGGTATGCCTTTTATGCGTCCTACCAGCCAACCCTCATCATTCCAATACTCCAGTATGAATGACTGTGACATAGAAACTCCGAGTGACGAAATATACTTAAGTAACACCTTCAAGCTATCAGAAAGTTTTACTTCCGACCTTGGCCCTTGTCATTTTTAAACGGCCAGCGAGGTGTGCCTGACTCGCCCCATCATTGAGCATAGATGTCCTTTACAACTCACTATGAATATCAGGTGGGAGGGAGTCTACCTGCTGATGCCCCTTCTTATGTGACCCGGTCTGCCGATCAGGAGCTGTATCAAAAGCTAAGGGCAGGCGAGTTCTGCTACATCTTGAATTCCCGGCAGATGGGCAAATCCAGTCTGCGGGTCCAGGTGATGCGGCAGCTCCAAGCAGAAGGCATTGCCTGCGCCGCCATTGAACTCACTCAAATGGGGAGCCAGCAAATTACGCCAGACCAATGGTATGCCGGACTGATTCGCAGTTTAGTCAGCAGCTTTCAATTCAGTGATCGCTTTAATTTACGGCAATGGTGGCGAGACCAGGCCCTGCTGTCACCCGTGCAGCGGTTTCATACCTTTATCGAAACCATTTTGTTAGTGGAATGTACAAACAAGCTGGTCATTTTTATAGATGAAATTGATAGCGTTCTGCGGCTACCGTTTAAAGATGATTTCTTTGCTGTTTTGCGGGCCTGCTATAACCATCGCACCGATAATGCGGACTATCAGCGGTTAGCCTTTGTGCTATTGGGGGTGGCCACCCCATCGCGACTCATTCAGGATAAGCAGCGCACCCCGTTCAACTTGGGGCATGCCATTGAGTTAAAGGGCTTTCAATTGGCAGAAGCCCAGCCTTTAGTCACAGGACTCACCGCCCAGACACCACAAGCCCAAGCTGTTTTAAAGGCCGTACTGTCCTGGACCGGGGGACAGCCCTTTCTAACCCAAAAAATCTGCCAGATGATTGCCCAGTCAGCGGCTCAGCTGCCGACACAAGCTGAG
The genomic region above belongs to Acaryochloris sp. CCMEE 5410 and contains:
- a CDS encoding type II toxin-antitoxin system HicA family toxin; the encoded protein is MKRKAFIRELEKSGCVLHRHGSKHDIYLNPATGQKSPIPRHTEIKDSLCKQLGLS
- a CDS encoding type II toxin-antitoxin system HicB family antitoxin, producing the protein MSQSFILEYWNDEGWLVGRIKGIPGVFSQGQTLEELEENIRDAYQLMAMDTEPAPAKVKTKELVLEI
- a CDS encoding pentapeptide repeat-containing protein, translating into MNPRIKPWLRTISVVFAVVWLVGSCFVLNSQPTWADDGAQNFTFADLRYEDFENKNFEGASLAGAILLKANLTNANLKGTILTMATFQRSNLTNADLTETFADRVLFNEADLTNAIFTDAMLTSSKFYDATITGADFSYAFLDRDQVTMMCEYADGVNPVTGVSTRESLECP